A section of the Petrimonas sulfuriphila genome encodes:
- the lon gene encoding endopeptidase La, with protein MFQNKLSVLKPEESESNVISFIAGDFLDGSQEIDESSLKESLPILPLRNTIVFPGSGLPISVGRSKSLKLVRALGKKHRYIGLVCQKDNNVEEPEKEDLYSIGVIAEVIRVIELDKNNLSIIVQAKKRFEWTEFTQTEPYFAANYRILESKRAEKDDKEFSAILDSIRDAMNHMLNILGDPPKELLQTINHESFTGMLVSYSATNLPIENREKQELLSISDEKEQAYRLLMILNRETQVLELKMNIQMKTREDLNQQQKEYFLQQQIKTIQEELGGNTQQIEIAEFRKKGKTKKWSQEVADIFEKEISKLERLHPQSPDYSVQFGYLQTIVELPWNEYTKDSFNLKNAQKILDRDHFGMEKVKERIIEHLAVLKLKGDLKSPILCLYGPPGVGKTSLGKSIAEALNRKYIRVSLGGLHDEAEIRGHRRTYIGAIPGRIIQNIQKAGSSNPVFVLDEIDKVGNDFRGDPASALLEVLDPEQNFAFHDNYLSIDYDLSKVMFIATANNLNTIPQPLLDRMELINVGGYISDEKIEIAYRHLVPKQLENHGIKKKAFSISKPALLKIIEDYTRESGVRELDKKIAKVTRKIARKIAGNEEYPKVLKPTDVTEYLGMEEYSKDRYQGNDYAGVVTGLAWTAVGGEILFVESSLSRGKGSKLTLTGNLGDVMKESAMLAMEYIHANADLLDIDPAIFENWNTHIHVPEGAMPKDGPSAGITMITSLASAYTQRKVRNNLAMTGEITLRGKVLPVGGIREKILAAKRAGITDIILCKENEKDILEIKPEYVAGLNFHYVEDVKQVLEFALLEEKVENPKNFIVPAEKE; from the coding sequence ATGTTTCAAAATAAATTATCCGTATTAAAACCGGAAGAGAGCGAAAGCAACGTCATATCGTTTATTGCCGGAGATTTCCTGGACGGCAGCCAGGAGATCGATGAAAGTTCCCTGAAGGAAAGCCTTCCTATATTACCGTTACGTAACACCATCGTTTTCCCGGGAAGCGGGCTCCCCATCTCTGTAGGACGGAGCAAGTCACTCAAGTTAGTCCGGGCATTGGGCAAAAAACACCGCTATATCGGTCTGGTCTGTCAAAAAGACAACAACGTCGAAGAACCTGAGAAGGAAGATCTATATTCAATAGGTGTCATCGCCGAAGTAATACGCGTGATTGAGCTCGACAAAAACAACCTGAGCATCATTGTCCAGGCAAAGAAAAGATTCGAATGGACAGAGTTCACGCAAACCGAGCCCTATTTTGCGGCCAACTACAGGATCCTGGAATCGAAAAGAGCGGAGAAAGACGACAAGGAGTTCAGCGCCATTCTGGATTCCATAAGGGACGCTATGAACCATATGCTCAACATTCTTGGCGATCCCCCCAAGGAGCTGCTGCAAACCATCAATCACGAGTCGTTCACCGGTATGTTGGTAAGCTACAGTGCCACCAACCTGCCCATTGAAAACAGGGAAAAACAGGAGCTGTTGAGTATAAGTGACGAAAAGGAACAAGCATACAGGCTGCTGATGATCCTTAACCGCGAGACACAAGTACTGGAGTTGAAGATGAATATCCAGATGAAAACCCGCGAGGACCTCAACCAGCAACAGAAAGAATATTTCTTACAACAACAGATAAAAACCATTCAGGAAGAACTGGGCGGCAACACTCAGCAAATAGAGATCGCTGAGTTTCGTAAAAAGGGAAAAACGAAGAAGTGGAGCCAGGAAGTAGCTGATATTTTCGAAAAAGAAATCAGTAAACTGGAAAGGTTACATCCGCAGTCACCCGATTATTCGGTCCAGTTCGGCTACCTTCAGACCATTGTGGAGTTGCCGTGGAATGAGTATACCAAAGACAGCTTCAACCTGAAGAATGCACAGAAAATTCTCGATCGCGACCATTTTGGAATGGAAAAAGTGAAAGAGCGCATCATCGAGCATCTGGCTGTTTTGAAACTGAAAGGCGATTTAAAATCTCCGATATTGTGCCTTTACGGCCCTCCCGGGGTAGGTAAGACATCTCTCGGAAAATCGATTGCCGAAGCATTGAACAGGAAGTATATCCGCGTTTCACTGGGTGGTCTGCACGATGAAGCTGAAATTCGCGGCCATCGCCGCACCTATATCGGGGCCATTCCCGGAAGAATTATCCAGAACATTCAAAAAGCAGGAAGTTCAAACCCGGTTTTTGTGCTGGATGAAATAGATAAAGTGGGTAACGACTTTCGGGGCGATCCGGCATCGGCGCTGCTCGAAGTGCTTGATCCTGAACAGAATTTTGCATTTCACGACAATTACCTCTCCATCGATTACGACCTTTCAAAAGTGATGTTCATCGCTACGGCAAACAACCTGAACACTATCCCCCAACCTCTTCTCGACAGGATGGAGTTGATAAACGTTGGGGGCTACATCAGCGATGAAAAAATAGAAATCGCCTATCGTCACCTCGTCCCAAAACAGCTGGAAAATCACGGCATAAAGAAGAAGGCTTTCAGCATTTCTAAACCGGCCTTACTGAAGATCATCGAAGATTACACCCGCGAATCGGGGGTAAGGGAACTGGACAAGAAAATTGCAAAGGTAACCCGGAAAATTGCCCGGAAGATAGCTGGAAATGAAGAGTATCCCAAGGTATTGAAACCTACTGATGTCACGGAGTACCTCGGCATGGAAGAATACAGCAAAGACCGTTACCAGGGCAACGACTATGCCGGAGTGGTTACAGGGTTGGCCTGGACAGCCGTAGGGGGAGAGATCCTTTTTGTGGAAAGTTCGCTGAGTCGAGGAAAGGGCTCAAAACTTACGCTCACCGGAAACCTGGGCGACGTGATGAAGGAGTCGGCTATGCTGGCGATGGAGTACATACACGCCAATGCCGACCTGCTGGATATTGACCCCGCTATTTTTGAGAACTGGAACACGCACATTCACGTTCCCGAAGGCGCCATGCCCAAAGACGGGCCATCGGCAGGAATAACCATGATCACATCACTGGCCTCAGCCTATACGCAACGTAAAGTGCGGAACAATCTGGCCATGACGGGAGAAATCACGCTGCGGGGAAAAGTACTACCGGTTGGTGGAATTCGGGAAAAAATTCTGGCAGCAAAGCGTGCCGGAATTACCGACATCATCCTCTGCAAAGAGAACGAAAAAGATATTCTTGAAATCAAACCCGAGTATGTGGCAGGTTTGAACTTTCACTATGTGGAAGATGTGAAGCAAGTGCTGGAATTTGCCCTGCTGGAAGAAAAAGTGGAAAACCCCAAGAATTTTATCGTTCCGGCAGAAAAAGAGTAA
- a CDS encoding exo-alpha-sialidase, whose protein sequence is MTYNPILIKKILVFPVFMLLSLGFMQAGDTLRVKQTQVPILIDRIDNALFYISIDAREAVKLTELKLKFSESSNLNEVGSLKLYYGGTEAVQRKGQTFYHPVQYLSGFTPGKTREANPSYSVKVVEQKSPGIEVAFSANYPLFPGINYFWISLQMKPTTSLLSKIDVNLVSAKLDGRDAPISFANNTETHRMGVGVRHAGDDGVAAFRIPGMVTSNRGTLLGVYDVRYNNSVDLQEHVDIGLSRSTDKGQTWEKMRIPVAFGEYGGLPKAQNGVGDPSILVDKNTGTIWIAALWTHGMGNYRAWHNSQAGMDEKRTGQLVLTKSMDDGKTWSDPINITSQVKDPSWHLLLQGPGRGITMQDGTLVFPIQFIDSIRIPNAGIMYSKDSGQTWKIHNHARTNTTEAQVAEVEPGVLMLNMRDNRGGSRAVSITKDLGKTWTEHPSNRSVLQEPVCMASLIKVDANENVLGKDILLFSNPNTTEGRHHITIKASLDGGLSFPEEYQVLLDEDPGWGYSCLTVIDKETVGILYESSVAHMTFQAVKLRDIIKGPRQ, encoded by the coding sequence ATGACTTATAATCCCATTTTAATAAAAAAAATTCTGGTATTCCCCGTTTTTATGCTTTTGTCGCTGGGGTTTATGCAGGCAGGTGACACCCTTCGTGTGAAACAAACGCAAGTTCCTATATTGATAGACCGCATTGATAATGCCCTTTTTTATATCAGTATCGATGCGAGGGAGGCTGTAAAATTGACCGAATTGAAACTTAAGTTCTCCGAAAGCTCAAACCTGAACGAGGTGGGGTCTTTAAAACTCTATTATGGAGGAACCGAAGCCGTTCAGCGTAAAGGACAAACATTTTATCATCCTGTACAATACCTGTCGGGATTCACGCCGGGTAAAACCCGCGAGGCAAATCCTTCCTATTCGGTGAAGGTTGTTGAACAAAAATCGCCAGGGATCGAAGTGGCCTTTTCGGCAAATTACCCCCTTTTCCCGGGGATCAACTATTTCTGGATCAGCCTTCAGATGAAACCCACCACCTCCCTGTTATCGAAAATTGATGTGAATCTGGTTTCAGCAAAGCTCGACGGAAGAGATGCTCCCATATCGTTTGCCAATAATACGGAAACACACCGGATGGGAGTGGGGGTTCGCCATGCAGGAGACGATGGCGTTGCCGCCTTCCGTATTCCAGGCATGGTCACCAGCAATAGAGGAACGTTGCTGGGTGTTTACGACGTCCGGTACAACAACAGTGTGGATTTACAAGAACACGTTGATATAGGGTTGAGCCGGAGTACCGACAAGGGCCAGACCTGGGAGAAGATGCGTATTCCGGTTGCGTTCGGTGAATATGGCGGATTACCCAAAGCACAGAACGGAGTAGGAGATCCTTCTATCCTGGTGGATAAAAACACCGGAACTATCTGGATTGCTGCCTTGTGGACACATGGGATGGGAAATTACAGGGCATGGCACAACTCGCAAGCCGGCATGGATGAAAAACGGACGGGGCAGCTGGTGCTGACAAAAAGCATGGATGACGGTAAGACCTGGTCAGACCCCATCAACATCACTTCTCAGGTAAAAGACCCTTCGTGGCATTTATTGCTGCAGGGTCCCGGAAGGGGAATCACCATGCAGGACGGAACATTGGTTTTCCCCATTCAGTTTATTGACTCTATCCGGATACCCAACGCCGGCATCATGTACAGCAAGGACAGCGGACAGACCTGGAAAATTCATAATCACGCCCGTACAAACACAACGGAAGCGCAAGTGGCGGAAGTCGAGCCCGGCGTTTTGATGCTTAATATGCGCGATAATCGCGGAGGAAGCCGTGCCGTTTCCATAACGAAGGATTTAGGCAAAACTTGGACGGAGCACCCGTCAAACAGAAGCGTCTTGCAGGAACCGGTTTGCATGGCAAGCCTGATAAAAGTGGATGCCAATGAAAATGTACTGGGTAAGGATATATTGCTGTTCTCCAATCCCAACACCACCGAAGGAAGACATCACATTACCATCAAAGCCAGCCTGGACGGAGGATTATCGTTTCCCGAAGAATACCAGGTGCTGTTGGATGAAGATCCCGGTTGGGGCTACTCTTGCCTGACTGTGATTGATAAAGAAACCGTTGGAATCCTTTACGAAAGCAGCGTGGCACACATGACTTTCCAGGCAGTGAAGCTAAGGGATATTATTAAAGGTCCCAGGCAATAG
- a CDS encoding methyltransferase → MGNNSFKFKQFTVFHDRCAMKVGTDGVLLGAWADFIDCQSILDVGTGSGLIALMAAQRNSLAKITAIEMDADAALQARENVDNSRFKERIEVLPVSFRDFFPTVTGKFDSIVSNPPFFVNSLPSPDLKRTGARHMDSLTPAELFKMSRKLLNDTGTLSLIYPFSERDNIMTVSEKENFHLSRETVVLPTRSASPKRILLEFTTRSETETDRNELVIEEKRHVYTPEFIHLVQDFYLYL, encoded by the coding sequence ATGGGAAACAACTCTTTTAAATTTAAGCAATTTACTGTTTTTCACGACAGGTGTGCCATGAAAGTCGGCACCGATGGCGTCCTGTTGGGTGCGTGGGCAGATTTTATCGATTGCCAATCGATCCTGGACGTGGGAACGGGCTCAGGCTTAATTGCCTTAATGGCTGCACAACGAAACAGTCTGGCAAAAATTACAGCTATCGAGATGGATGCAGATGCGGCTTTGCAGGCCAGGGAGAACGTTGATAATTCTCGTTTTAAAGAGCGCATAGAGGTGTTGCCTGTTTCGTTCCGGGATTTTTTCCCAACAGTGACAGGGAAATTTGACTCGATTGTTTCCAACCCTCCTTTTTTTGTTAATTCGCTGCCATCGCCCGATCTGAAAAGAACCGGTGCCCGGCATATGGATTCGCTTACTCCGGCTGAACTTTTCAAAATGAGCAGGAAGCTTCTTAATGATACGGGAACCCTTTCGCTGATCTATCCGTTTTCGGAAAGGGACAATATAATGACCGTGTCTGAAAAAGAAAATTTCCATTTATCCCGTGAAACGGTTGTTCTTCCAACCCGGTCTGCTTCTCCCAAGCGAATTTTATTGGAGTTTACTACCCGAAGCGAAACGGAGACGGATAGGAACGAATTGGTTATTGAGGAGAAGCGTCATGTTTACACACCTGAATTTATCCACCTGGTACAGGATTTCTACCTCTATTTATGA